The genome window CTATCAGAAGGCGGTGGACTTTGCCCGCAAGTATGACGTGGCGGTGGTCAGCGACATAGCCTACGCCGAGGTGACCTACGACGGCTACGAGGCCCCCTCCATGCTGCAGTGCGAAGGCGCCAAGGACGTGGTGATAGAGCTGCACTCCCTGTCCAAGACCTACAACATGACCGGCTGGCGCATAGGCTTTGCCGCCGGCGCCCCCCAGCTCATAGCAGCCCTGAACAAGCTGAAGAGCAACATGGACTCCAGGCAGTTCCCCGCCATCGATATAGCGGCTGCCTACGCCCTGGACCACGTGACCAACAGTGAGACCCTGGCCGTGTACAAAGAGAGACGGGACATACTGGTCAAGGGCCTCAGAGACCTGGGCTGGAACGTGCCCTGCCCCAAGGGCTCCCTCTACGTGTGGGCCCGGGTGCCCGAGGGCTACACCTCCGCCGACTTTGTCAAAAAGCTGCTGACCGAGGCCGGCGTGCTGGTGATACCCGGCAACGGCTACGGACCTCACGGGGAAGGCTACGTGAGAATGTCCCTGACGGTGGCGGGCGACGTACACGGCAGCCTGATCAAAGAGTTCATACGACGCATCAAAGCCGCCGGCATATTCTGACGAGGACCTTATCCCCGGAGGCAGGCGCCTTCGGGGATATATGATACACTATGGCAGACGACATCGAGATCTATCACCACTACGACAAAATAGCCCTGTACACCTATGCCGACGAAACGGCCTGGGAGTTCTGCTCCACCATGGGCTGCCACCTGGCCGGCACGACGGAGCCCTCCCCGGAAGACTGGCTGAAGGTGATCGGCATTGCAGACGAAGGACTGGAGAAATACTATGACCACGAGGACCTGGAAGAAGTGCGCATACTGCTGCGGCACGTGGCCCGGGCCGAAAGAGGCTTTTTGCTGAAAAGGCCCGTCCCGGGCATGACCGACACCGAGCTCACGGGAGCCCTGGCCGCCGGCGAGACCGGCGAAGAGGAAGTGATGGACGCCCTGGGCAGCGCCTTCGAGCCGGACGTGAATCTGGACTACTTTCTGCTGCTCACCGACGGCGTATCCGCAGAGGACAAAGACAAGGCCCTGCGGCGGGCCAAAACCTGCGCGAGGCTGGCCAAGTATTACTTTGGCGAAGACGCCATATACAACGACATCCTCGCCGCCTACGGCACCTGCCTCATATATCTGGGCAACGTCAAAAAGGCCACGGCTATGTTTGACACCATCTTTGAGGGAGACGAGATGAACCTGAGGAGCATGGTGGCCGTCTGCGACGCTCTGGAAAAGACGGAGCACAGTGAGCTGTACAAAAAGTATATGAGAGAAGCCATCAATACCGCCATGGCTCTGGAAAACGAGGAGATAGCGGCAGGTCTCATCGACATATTCACCTCCGTATTTCCCGACGAGAACGCCGAAGACTTTTTCCCCGACGTGCAGACCATGACGGAGATCATGGAAATGCGCTCTCCGGACGTGCAAAAGACCATCTGGAACAACGTGCAGGAGATGCACCCCCGGGATATGGAACGCCTCATAGAGGAGGAAGGCACGGCGGAGGAGCTGGACAGGCTGTTTGAGCACATCACCTGCCACGTGCGGATATGCTCCATGATCGCCGCCAAAACGGAGCCCGTGTACAGCGACTATCTGGAGCTCGCCAAGACAGAGGCCTCCGAGCACAAGCGGCTCCACACCCTGATAGAAAAATACAGGGACCGGCTGAAGTAAGCCCTGCGCAGGCAGCAAGCCTGCGCATTCTTTTTTTTGTCATCCCCGCGTCTATCCCCGATAGCGCGCGGGCGCGCTGCGGCAAGCGCAGCGCCCCCGCGTCATCTCGGCGGCCGATCCAGACGTCATCTCGGCGGTTTTCCCCCAGGGAAAACCGGTAATTCGGGGCCCCCACGAATAAAGGTATTCGTGGGGTGAATAAGATATCCCCTTCAAACTGTCGGAAAGGCCACGGCACAGCATCATATTCACCGCCGGGAGAAAGTCTGTTTTGTCCCGTTGGGCCGGTCCGCAGCCGGGGCTCGCGGTTCTGTTGCAGGGGATTTCTTACCGCCTCTTACAGAGGCGCCGAAATGACGTTGTGTTTGAACGGGACAAGAGGCGGCTGGTGGGAGGGACCGTATCGCGGGGCAGACAAGAGGTGTAGTCGAGCGCTTTTTGTCCCGTTGGGCCGGTCCGCAGCCGGGGCTCGCGGTTCTTTCTCAGGGGATCTCTTACCGGTGAGGGCTTACGGAGCCCTCACCGCCGGGATGACGTCATTATTGAACGGGACAAGAGAGACGCCGGGATGACGTCATTATCGAACGGGACAAGAGAGGCCCGAAATGACGCGTAATGATCGGCGCGCTGCCGGGGCGCATTTGATTTTTGGCGGCATATATGTTATTATTATTTATGCATCTATTTCATTGGGATCGGGCATGATAAAAAATACTATACTCGAAGCCATCGGGCGCACGCCCATCATCAGGCTTCAGCACACAGGGGACCCGGACGGGGCCGAGATACTGGTCAAATTTGAGGGTCTGAACGTAGGCGGCTCCATCAAGACACGCACGGCTTACGCCATGATATGCGACGCGGAGCGGCGGGGCATCATCGGACCGGACACCGTCATCGTGGAGCCCACCTCGGGCAATCAGGGGATCGGTCTGGCTCTGGTGGGCGCTGTCAGAGGCTACAGGGTAAAGATCATCATGCCCGACTCCGTCAGCGTGGAGCGCCGCAAGCTGGTGGAGCACTACGGCGCCGAGGTGATCCTGGTCCACGACGCGGGGAGCATAGGCGAGTGCATCGACGAATGCGTGCGTCTGGCCCTGGCCATGCGGGATGAGGACCCCCGGGTGTTCGTGCCCCAGCAATTCGAAAATCCTGCCAACACCGACATCCAGCGCAGTGTCACCGCCCGGGAGATACTGGAGGACGTAGGCGGGCCCATCCACGGCTTCTGCTCCGGCATAGGCACCGGCGGCACCATCACGGGCATCGGCGAGGCCCTGAAGGCGGCCAATCCCCACATCACCATCTGGGCGGTGGAGCCCGAAAACGCGGCCATCCTCTCCGGAGGCTCCATAGGCACCCACGTGCAGATGGGTATAGGCGACGGCCTCATACCCCCTATCCTCAACACGTCCATCTATGACGACGTGTGCATCATCAAAGACGAAGAAGCCATCCGCATATCCAAGGAACTGGCCAGCCGGGAAGGCATTCTGTGCGGCATCAGCAGCGGCACCAACGTGGCCGCCGCCATCAAGCTGGCCCGCCGGCTGGGCAAGGGCAAGACCGTGGTCACGGTGCTGCCCGACACTGCCGAGCGCTACTTCTCCACTCCCCTCTTCGACTGATACAGGCAGTCTATG of Abditibacteriota bacterium contains these proteins:
- a CDS encoding LL-diaminopimelate aminotransferase produces the protein MERAKRLETIPPYLFGEISRMKAKAIAEGKDLIDLGIGDPDLPTPAPIIDALCEAARNPVTHRYDETEAGWPDFLAAVQRYYRRRFGVEIDTGSEAMLLIGSKDGLAHVVWAMVDPGDVVLCPDPGYTVVKVNSMMAGAEIYSMPLLEENGFLPDFDAIPGDVARRAKLMYLNYPNNPTGAVCDPAFYQKAVDFARKYDVAVVSDIAYAEVTYDGYEAPSMLQCEGAKDVVIELHSLSKTYNMTGWRIGFAAGAPQLIAALNKLKSNMDSRQFPAIDIAAAYALDHVTNSETLAVYKERRDILVKGLRDLGWNVPCPKGSLYVWARVPEGYTSADFVKKLLTEAGVLVIPGNGYGPHGEGYVRMSLTVAGDVHGSLIKEFIRRIKAAGIF
- the cysK gene encoding cysteine synthase A; amino-acid sequence: MIKNTILEAIGRTPIIRLQHTGDPDGAEILVKFEGLNVGGSIKTRTAYAMICDAERRGIIGPDTVIVEPTSGNQGIGLALVGAVRGYRVKIIMPDSVSVERRKLVEHYGAEVILVHDAGSIGECIDECVRLALAMRDEDPRVFVPQQFENPANTDIQRSVTAREILEDVGGPIHGFCSGIGTGGTITGIGEALKAANPHITIWAVEPENAAILSGGSIGTHVQMGIGDGLIPPILNTSIYDDVCIIKDEEAIRISKELASREGILCGISSGTNVAAAIKLARRLGKGKTVVTVLPDTAERYFSTPLFD